One genomic window of Camelina sativa cultivar DH55 chromosome 5, Cs, whole genome shotgun sequence includes the following:
- the LOC109132797 gene encoding uncharacterized protein LOC109132797 — MWVSHLDRLPTRSRLVSWGMQVSPLCVLCSREVETRYHLFLSFPFSRAIWDKVFLRLKLLPRLFQSWNDLIHWMSTTITTSPSVLRKLVGQATVYAIWKQRNNMLHNSQVIPSQEVFKQIEREIINSITARKQSKKFRTLMSLWIM; from the coding sequence ATGTGGGTTTCCCATCTCGATAGGCTACCAACAAGGTCAAGGTTAGTTTCATGGGGAATGCAGGTTTCTCCTCTTTGTGTCCTATGCTCCAGAGAGGTTGAAACCCGTTACCACCTCTTCTTATCTTTTCCTTTTAGTCGTGCTATATGGGACAAGGTGTTTCTGAGGCTCAAGCTTCTCCCTCGCCTGTTTCAGTCCTGGAATGACCTTATCCATTGGATGTCGACCACAATTACAACCTCACCATCAGTTCTGAGGAAACTAGTGGGACAGGCTACTGTCTACGCGATCTGGAAACAGAGGAACAACATGCTTCACAACTCTCAGGTGATTCCCTCGCAAGAAGTCTTCAAGCAGATTGAACGAGAGATTATCAACTCTATCACTGCCAGAAAGCAGAGCAAAAAATTCAGAACCCTCATGTCCCTTTGGATTATGTAA